In Parasteatoda tepidariorum isolate YZ-2023 chromosome 2, CAS_Ptep_4.0, whole genome shotgun sequence, one DNA window encodes the following:
- the LOC107446981 gene encoding ras-related protein rab7 has product MTSRKKVLLKVIILGDSGVGKTSLMNQYVNKKFSNQYKATIGADFLTRELVVQDRLVTMQIWDTAGQERFQSLGVAFYRGADCCVLVYDVTSPNSFRSLDSWLDEFLIQAGPRNPENFPFVVIGNKIDLENRAITTKRGQSWCQSKNDIPFFETSAKDSINVEQAFQAVAMKALAQEQDAELFNDFPDQIKLTNNENKSKSDNCAC; this is encoded by the exons atgacttCAAGAAAGAAGGTacttttgaaagttattattcTTGGAGACTCAGGTGTTGGAAAGACATCTCTTATGAACCAGTATGTGAACAAAAAATTCAGCAATCAGTATAAAGCTACGATTGGAGCAGATTTTCTTACCAGAGAGTTGGTAGTACAAGATAGGCTGGTTACTATGCAA atcTGGGATACTGCTGGCCAAGAAAGATTTCAATCATTGGGAGTTGCTTTCTATCGAGGTGCAGACTGCTGTGTATTAGTGTATGATGTCACCAGCCCAAACTCCTTTAGATCATTGGACAGCTGGCTTGATGAGTTTCTCATCCAAGCAGGTCCCAGGAATCCTGAGAATTTCCCATTTGTTGTCATTGGCAACAAAATAGATCTTGAAAATAGAGct ataaccACCAAAAGAGGTCAGAGTTGGTGTCAGAGCAAGAATGACATCCCATTCTTTGAGACTAGCGCTAAGGATTCTATTAATGTTGAGCAGGCATTCCAAGCAGTGGCTATGAAGGCATTAGCCCAAGAACAAGATGCTGAGTTGTTCAATGATTTTCCTGACCAAATCAAGCTCACCAATAacgaaaataaatctaaatctgATAACTGTGCATGCTAA